From one Brachypodium distachyon strain Bd21 chromosome 4, Brachypodium_distachyon_v3.0, whole genome shotgun sequence genomic stretch:
- the LOC100822164 gene encoding LOB domain-containing protein 4, whose translation MAGAQGGSGSSTPCASCKLLRRRCARDCVFAPYFPPEDPARFATVHRVFGASNVSKMLQELPAAQRADAVSSLVYEATARARDPVYGCAGAISYLQHQVAQLQVQLAVAQAQILHRVHPLSPSPSPAPVAAALPLHDLQQLQQQQQQSMQMDYDYDDVKAAYGGGGLVTQNDLMNSLLLQEACCGLKKESLWT comes from the coding sequence ATGGCGGGAGCTCAGGGCGGGAGCGGTAGCAGCACGCCGTGCGCGTCGTGcaagctgctgcggcggcggtgcgctCGGGACTGCGTGTTCGCGCCCTACTTCCCGCCGGAGGACCCGGCGCGGTTCGCCACCGTGCACCGGGTCTTCGGCGCCAGCAACGTCAGCAAGATGCTGCAGGAGCtgccggcggcgcagcgggCCGACGCCGTCAGCAGCCTGGTCTACGAGGCCACGGCCAGGGCGCGGGACCCGGTCTACGGCTGCGCCGGCGCCATCTCCTACCTCCAGCACCAGGTCGCCCAGCTCCAGGTCCAGCTGGCCGTCGCCCAGGCCCAGATCCTGCACCGCGTCCACCCCTTGTCTCCGTccccgtctccggcgccggttGCCGCCGCATTGCCATTGCATGATCTCCAGCagcttcagcagcagcagcagcagagcatgCAGATGGATTATGATTATGATGATGTGAAGGCGGCCTATGGTGGTGGCGGCCTTGTCACGCAGAATGATCTGATGAactcgctgctgctgcaggaggcTTGCTGCGGCCTCAAGAAGGAGTCCCTGTGGACATGA